GTGTGACTCGCCGCGAAACGCCGCCTCTTCGGGGGTGTCGTCGAAATCCAACTAAGTCTGGGTCTAGCCGGCGGCTGCCCGAAGCAGCGCCTCGTTCGGGTTCTCCGGCAATTCCTCGAGAGGCGCCCCGAGCTCCTCGACGGTGGGACCGTGCTCGGCCGCGATGGGAGCCAGCGCGTCGAGATCGAAGTCGTAGAGCTTTGCCGCGTTGCCGGCCAGGAAGTCACGAAGGTCGGCTTCCGAGGTGTCGTGAAACAACTGCCGCAGGTGCTCCCGCGTGAACGGGAAGGTTCCTTCGTCGTGGGGGTAGTCGCTGCCCCACATGAAGTGATCTCCGCCGAGCTCCATCTTCGCCAGCACGTCGGATGGTGTCGGCTGGCTCACCCCGACCCAGCAGTTGCGCCGGAAGTACTCGGTCGCCGAGAGGGGCAGGATCATGTCGTCGCTGAATCGCAGCTCTCCCACCGCCTTATTGGTGCGGATCCGTGCGAGCAGGTCGTCGAGCCGGCGCAGAAGCGGCGGTATCCAGGCGCACCCGGTTTCGGTCATTACGAACTTGATCCGGGGGAACCGCTCGAATACGCCCCCGATGAGAAGTTGCTGGAACGGCCGCTGCGAGTAGAACGGGACTTCGGCGATCATCAGCACCGCCGAAGACGGCGTCTTGGCGTACTCGGGGGCTCCGGTGCCGCCGTGGCTGGAGACCGGTATCTCGAGATCCTGACATACTGCCCACAGCGGGTCGTAGTCCGGGTGGTGGAGAGGCTTGATCCACTTGACGTCGGGAGGG
The sequence above is a segment of the Acidimicrobiales bacterium genome. Coding sequences within it:
- a CDS encoding amidohydrolase family protein, producing MSDRYTIISADTHSGGSHAQYREYLDSDFRDEFDAWRGKYRNPYKDLKDTDLRIRNWDTKRRWADQERDGVVAEVLFPNTIPPFFPSFVLFAAPPGPEDYARRRAGIRAHNRWLADFVSEFPTRRAGIGQIFLNDIDHAIEDVKWIKEHGLRGGVLLPNIPPDVKWIKPLHHPDYDPLWAVCQDLEIPVSSHGGTGAPEYAKTPSSAVLMIAEVPFYSQRPFQQLLIGGVFERFPRIKFVMTETGCAWIPPLLRRLDDLLARIRTNKAVGELRFSDDMILPLSATEYFRRNCWVGVSQPTPSDVLAKMELGGDHFMWGSDYPHDEGTFPFTREHLRQLFHDTSEADLRDFLAGNAAKLYDFDLDALAPIAAEHGPTVEELGAPLEELPENPNEALLRAAAG